One Misgurnus anguillicaudatus chromosome 19, ASM2758022v2, whole genome shotgun sequence genomic region harbors:
- the LOC129436221 gene encoding uncharacterized protein — MSGKIKSRSAANADSIAGSVSCDERILRDCHQMYTDPDSGLIAIAESVGVTLLPPRKKISVMLMGNHSAGKSSFINWYVEEHIQRTGVAIETQGFSLVTSGRKRESLTGNATLHLYPHFKPLQEFKGVSEYLGTEICTSRQKRFSLVTFVDTPGLVDGDMKYPFDVDQAILWLGDLCDLILVFFDPMGQALCKRTLNIVEKLNEKHGDRLRFYLSKADEAGGESDRQRVMMQIVQELCKRPGLNKCGFDMPTIYVPNPNKPSRCVNQIDEVCRTIEKTINQTVQNTLNSMEKDCNHITEAITETLDNDRQCGMQNRRARFKGCVLGMLGFTVPLLLLVILVLGTLSKEMLVLMLGDTGTEALSLYVAPAVKAFESLSIEVQLYSCAGLVVLSFIFLLLARLSFRTKPTLSGKQKRQLQEKLEYVQEAVKSKKKNLYEEYLRQSVADQDMH; from the exons ATGTCCGGGAAAATCAAGAGCAGGAGCGCTGCAAATGCCGACTCGATAGCGGGCAGTGTGTCCTGCGACGAGCGCATCCTTCGGGATTGCCATCAGATGTACACTGATCCGGACAGTG GACTGATAGCGATCGCTGAGTCGGTCGGGGTGACCTTGCTGCCTCCCCGCAAAAAAATATCTGTGATGTTGATGGGCAACCACTCAGCTGGCAAGAGCTCGTTTATTAATTG GTATGTTGAGGAGCATATCCAAAGGACAGGGGTTGCTATAGAGACGCAGGGCTTCAGCTTGGTTACAAGTGGGCGAAAGAGAGAATCGCTCACG GGAAATGCAACGCTGCATCTGTACCCTCACTTCAAACCACTGCAGGAATTCAAAG GAGTGTCAGAATATCTTGGCACTGAGATTTGTACTTCACGACAGAAACGTTTCAGCTTGGTGACTTTTGTTGACACTCCTGGACTAGTGGATGGAGATATGAAGTACCCCTTTGATGTGGACCAGGCTATCCTGTGGCTTG GTGATCTGTGTGACCTGATCCTGGTCTTCTTTGACCCTATGGGACAGGCTTTATGCAAGCGCACACTCAACATTGTAGAGAAACTGAATGAGAAACATGGAGACCGTCTTCGTTTCTATCTTAGTAAAGCTGATGAGGCTGGTGGAGAGTCTGATCGACAA AGAGTTATGATGCAAATTGTACAGGAGCTTTGCAAGCGTCCAGGACTCAACAAATGTGGCTTCGACATGCCCACTATCTATGTGCCCAACCCAAATAAG CCCAGTCGATGTGTCAATCAGATTGATGAGGTGTGTCGCACTATAGAGAAGACCATTAACCAGACGGTGCAGAACACGCTTAACTCGATGGAGAAGGACTGTAACCATATCACTGAGGCCATTACTGAGACGCTCGATAATGACAG GCAGTGCGGTATGCAAAACCGTCGAGCACGCTTTAAGGGCTGCGTTTTGGGGATGCTTGGATTCACTGTGCCCCTGCTGCTGCTTGTTATCCTTGTGCTTGGTACCCTATCCAAAGAGATGTTGGTACTGATGCTGGGTGATACCGGCACAGAGGCACTCTCGTTATATGTG GCTCCTGCTGTAAAAGCATTTGAGTCCCTGTCAATAGAAGTTCAGCTGTACAGTTGTGCCGGATTGGTGGTGTTGTCCTTCATCTTCCTCCTCCTTGCACGTTTATCCTTCAG GACTAAGCCAACACTCTCTGGTAAGCAAAAAAGACAGCTTCAAGAAAAACTAGAATATGTCCAGGAAGCAGTCAAGTCCAAAAAG aAAAATCTCTATGAGGAGTACTTGCGGCAGAGTGTGGCTGATCAGGACATGCATTGA
- the ypel3 gene encoding protein yippee-like 3 has protein sequence MVKQTKAKTFQAYLDSCHRRYSCVHCRAHLANHDDLISKSFQGSQGRAYLFNSVVNVGCGPAEERLLLTGLHAVADIYCENCHTTLGWKYEQAFELSQKYKEGKFIIELSHMIKDNGWD, from the exons ATGGTGAAGCAAACCAAGGCCAAAACTTTCCAAGCCTATTTGGATTCCTGTCATCGGCGCTACAGCTGTGTCCACTGCCGTGCACACCTGGCCAACCATGATGACCTCATTTCTAAG TCCTTTCAGGGGAGTCAGGGACGTGCATATCTGTTCAATtctgt GGTTAATGTAGGCTGTGGGCCAGCAGAAGAAAGGTTGCTGCTGACCGGACTTCATGCTGTGGCTGACATTTATTGTGAGAATTGCCACACCACGCTGGGATGGAAATAT GAGCAGGCATTTGAGTTAAGTCAAAAGTATAAAGAGGGGAAGTTTATAATTGAATTGTCGCACATGATTAAGGATAATGGATGGGACTGA
- the gdpd3a gene encoding lysophospholipase D GDPD3a, whose translation MASYLYLYYLLPAVGGYALTSLFFLKNPHILHKKKKTAFYSKHISHRGGSGERIENTLEAFTHAVEMGTDMLELDCHLTKDGHVVVSHDEELLRQTGHDVSISSLNFEDLPLYKETLEVTFNIGHYSTGSDRNICLLEDVFRKFPHVPVNIEVKEENLALIEKISDLVKKYNREDISVWASVECTIMAHCREMNSSMPFSFTLKRGLHLLLLYYTGLLPFVPLEESFLDFYLPQIINRTFIPDIQTLRNSFVVFLIERLTMRKMMFKHLKDRGIQINLFVCNEERDIEAAFAVGATGVMTDYPSLLSNYIKTRI comes from the exons ACTACTTGCTACCAGCAGTAGGGGGCTATGCTCTCACATCACTCTTCTTTCTGAAAAACCCTCATATTCTTCACAAGAAAAAGAAGACGGCTTTCTACAGCAAACACATCTCACATAGAGGAG GGTCTGGTGAAAGGATTGAGAACACTTTGGAGGCCTTTACACA TGCTGTTGAGATGGGTACAGATATGCTGGAGCTGGACTGTCACTTGACAAAAGATGGTCATGTGGTTGTGTCACATGATGAGGAACTCCTGCGGCAGACTGGGCATGATGTCTCCATCTCTTCCTTAAACTTTGAG GACTTGCCACTTTATAAAGAGACACTCGAGGTTACCTTCAATATAG GTCACTATAGCACAGGCTCTGACAGGAACATTTGTTTATTAGAGGACGTGTTTCGAAAATTTCCTCACGTACCTGTAAACATTGAAGTGAAAGAGGAGAACCTTGCACTGATTGAAAAG ATTTCTGATCttgtgaaaaaatataacaGAGAAGACATTTCAGTTTGGGCATCCGTAGAATGCACCATCATGGCCCATTGTCGCGAAatg AACTCCTCCATGCCCTTTAGCTTCACTTTAAAGCGAGGCTTACATCTGCTTTTGCTGTATTACACTGGACTTCTACCATTTGTCCCACTGGAAGAAAGTTTTCTGGATTTCTACTTGCCACAAATCATTAACAG AACTTTCATACCAGACATACAGACTCTGAGAAACAGTTTTGTGGTCTTTTTAATTGAAAG ACTGACTATGAGAAAAATGATGTTTAAGCACCTTAAAGACAGAGGAATTCAG ATTAATCTTTTTGTGTGTAATGAGGAACGGGATATTGAGGCTGCATTTGCTGTAGGAGCAACAGGAGTCATGACCGACTATCCCTCCCTGTTATCAAACTATATTAAAACGCGCATATAA